The Streptomyces kanamyceticus DNA segment ATCAGGTAAGGGATCGCGTCGTTGTACGTCAGGTCCGAGCCCGCGGTGCCGATCTTCGGGACGAGGACGGCGGCGACCAGGCCGGGGATCATCACCAGGAAGACGATGAAGATCTTCGGGAAGGCGGCGATCAGCGGGGTGCGCTGGGCGGCGGAGAGGTTCTTGGCGGACAGGGCGCGCTGGACCTCGGCGAAGTTGGTCGTCCAGTAGCCGAAGGAGAGCACGAAGCCGAGGCCGAGGATGATCGTCAGCCAGTTGGCGCCGAGCGGGTTGGCGTCGCCGATGCCGGTGCCGCCCCAGGCGGTCATGAAGTTCTCGCCGTGCTGCTTCTCGATCGATCCTGTCAGACAGTCCCAGCCGCCGACCTTCTTCAGGCCGATGACGCAGATCGGGATGAGGGCGGCGAGGATCACGAAGAACTGGAGAACTTCGTTGTAGATCGCCGAGGAGAGACCGCCGATGGTGATGTACGCGAGCACGAAGAGACCCGCGACGACGATGGCCACCCACTGCGGCCAGCCGAGCAGCGCCTCGACGACGATCGAGAGGGCGTAGAGGTTCACGCCCGCGATCAGTATCGCCGCGAACGCGAAGAGCGCCGAGCTGAGCAGGTGCGCCGACTTGTCGAAGCGCTGGAGCAGGTACTCGGGGACCGAGCGGACCTTGCTGCGGTAGTAGAACGGCATCATCACGAGGCCGAGGAAGACCATCGCGGGGATGGCGCCGATCCAGTACCAGTGCACGACCGCGACGCCGTACTGCGCGCCGGTGGCGGCCATGCCCAGGATCTCCGTCGCGCCGAGATTCGCGGCGACGAAGGCGAGACCGGTGACCCAGGCCGGCAGTGATCGGCCGGAGAGGAAGAAGTCGAGGCTGGTCTTCACGGAGCGCCGGGCGGCGAAGCCGATGCCGAGGACGACCGCGAAGTAGATCGCCAGGATCGTGTAGTCGAGCCCGTTGGTGGGGAGCCGAAGCCCTTCGGCCAGGGTTTGCATGGGGAACTCGCTTCGTTGCGCGAACTGATCAGACCGGAACCTACGCCCCCTTCTTCAATAACTGAACAGTTCTGTTGGTGTTCTTTGTTTGATTGTGATCGAGCCCTCCTGGCGAACCCCAGGGATCCCGGGCTCGATCCGGGCATTGACGATGCTGTTGG contains these protein-coding regions:
- a CDS encoding sodium:solute symporter family protein, coding for MQTLAEGLRLPTNGLDYTILAIYFAVVLGIGFAARRSVKTSLDFFLSGRSLPAWVTGLAFVAANLGATEILGMAATGAQYGVAVVHWYWIGAIPAMVFLGLVMMPFYYRSKVRSVPEYLLQRFDKSAHLLSSALFAFAAILIAGVNLYALSIVVEALLGWPQWVAIVVAGLFVLAYITIGGLSSAIYNEVLQFFVILAALIPICVIGLKKVGGWDCLTGSIEKQHGENFMTAWGGTGIGDANPLGANWLTIILGLGFVLSFGYWTTNFAEVQRALSAKNLSAAQRTPLIAAFPKIFIVFLVMIPGLVAAVLVPKIGTAGSDLTYNDAIPYLMQELLPNGVLGIAVTGLLAAFMAGMAANVSSFNTVFTYDIWGRYVVKGREDGYYLKFGRLITAIGVLASVGTAFIASSFSNIMGYLQTLFSFFNVPMFVVFIIGMFWKRASVKSGVWGLLAGTTAAMVNYFWIYKQGVIDIPTDQGANFVSAIVGFVAGAVVMVVVTLFTAPKPEAELAGLVYGTASPGLEDEGREEGDDAWYRKPALLGWGAIGLAALCYLPYSL